A region of Dioscorea cayenensis subsp. rotundata cultivar TDr96_F1 chromosome 5, TDr96_F1_v2_PseudoChromosome.rev07_lg8_w22 25.fasta, whole genome shotgun sequence DNA encodes the following proteins:
- the LOC120260291 gene encoding heavy metal-associated isoprenylated plant protein 47-like: MVLKLTMEDDKKRSKAMQTAVKFYGVESAEIQGEAKDKLVVIGNGVDPVNLTTSLRKKMKVEVHVESVSGVEEKKEEKKEEKKVEFEPINYWSYYNQQPYFLPPPYICYI, from the exons ATGGTATTGAAGCTCACAATGGAGGATGACAAGAAACGGTCTAAGGCCATGCAAACTGCTGTCAAATTTTAtg gggTTGAATCAGCAGAAATTCAAGGGGAAGCGAAAGATAAACTTGTTGTGATTGGAAATGGAGTAGACCCTGTAAACTTGACAACAAGtctgaggaagaagatgaaagttGAAGTGCATGTTGAAAGTGTAAGTGGagttgaagagaagaaagaagagaagaaggaagagaagaaggttGAATTTGAACCAATAAATTACTGGTCTTATTATAATCAACAACCCTACTTCCTGCCACCACCATATATATGTTACATTTga